A region of Pyxidicoccus parkwaysis DNA encodes the following proteins:
- a CDS encoding sigma-70 family RNA polymerase sigma factor, whose protein sequence is MSTSDVSLAQAFVAARGGTASPESLPSLQERLARVLDSARTSWPGVELDGPRFVGHLARLLAGEAPAEDVEKLNLPDVYLARAAADGLPAALKAFEARFLPEVDAAVARLKLPPTGLDEVRQLLRQRMLVGSAEAPARLAAYPGTGPLSGWVRAAALWLALDWQRQRSGQAQADDGDLSVLMAPGDDPELAYLKTTYRAEFNASFAAALAALEPRQRNFLRLKYLDGLSIDQLGALYGVHRSTAARWVVGAQEALLQETRRLLTERLKLTRSQLDSVLRLISSQLDVSLSRLLRSRLD, encoded by the coding sequence GTGTCCACATCGGACGTTTCCCTGGCCCAGGCCTTCGTCGCGGCGCGAGGAGGCACCGCTTCTCCGGAGTCGCTGCCCTCCTTGCAGGAGCGGCTGGCGCGCGTGCTGGACTCGGCACGCACCTCATGGCCTGGCGTGGAGTTGGATGGCCCGCGCTTCGTCGGCCACCTCGCACGGCTGCTCGCAGGTGAAGCCCCCGCGGAGGACGTGGAGAAGCTGAACCTCCCCGACGTGTACCTCGCGCGCGCCGCCGCGGACGGCCTGCCCGCCGCGCTCAAGGCCTTCGAGGCCCGCTTCCTCCCCGAGGTCGACGCGGCCGTCGCACGCCTGAAGCTGCCACCCACGGGCCTGGACGAGGTGCGCCAGTTGTTGCGCCAGCGCATGCTGGTGGGCAGCGCGGAGGCACCCGCCCGGCTGGCCGCCTACCCCGGCACGGGTCCGCTCAGCGGGTGGGTGCGCGCGGCCGCGCTGTGGCTCGCGCTCGACTGGCAGCGCCAGCGCAGCGGGCAGGCGCAGGCGGACGATGGTGACTTGTCCGTGCTGATGGCGCCCGGAGACGACCCGGAGCTCGCCTACCTCAAGACGACGTACCGCGCGGAGTTCAACGCGTCCTTCGCCGCCGCGCTCGCGGCGCTGGAGCCGCGCCAGCGCAACTTCCTGCGGCTGAAGTACCTCGACGGTTTGAGCATCGACCAGCTCGGCGCGCTGTACGGCGTGCACCGCTCCACCGCCGCGCGCTGGGTGGTGGGCGCGCAGGAGGCCCTGCTCCAGGAGACGCGGCGCCTGCTCACCGAGCGACTGAAGCTCACCCGCTCGCAGCTCGACAGTGTGCTGCGCCTCATCTCCAGCCAGCTCGACGTGAGCCTCAGCCGCCTGCTGCGCTCGCGGCTGGACTGA